From the Pseudomonas sp. SORT22 genome, one window contains:
- a CDS encoding sensor histidine kinase KdpD — translation MSNSERADALLAGLPREGRGRLKVFLGAAPGVGKTYAMLQAAHAQLRQGVALLAAVVETHGRAETEALLGGLPQQPLLRSEYRGMLLEEMDLDGLLKARPQLVLVDELAHSNAPGSRHAKRWQDVQELLAAGIDVYTTVNVQHLESLNDQVRGITGVQVRETLPDWVLQEAFELVLIDLPPRELLERLREGKVYVPEQARAAIDAFFTQTNLTALRELAMQTAAAQVDADLAHGYRQLGQDAPALRGRLLVGVDGDAQAERLVRHASRVAQRRHLPWTLVHVDNGRLRDETARQRLQAAQQLAERLGGEVVLLRAGEVAKTLIQHALERRASLVLVGQSRDRLRRRLFGAGVATRLLRDAHGLEINVLDRDTQPEPPSAAAKKVWVWRHYLLAFAATVLATGLAWAVASVLALPNISLVFLAAVLLVAVRSSLGPALACAVMSFLAYDFLFIPPNFSFSIQREEDVLTSLFFLLMAALTGNLAARQRRQLQALRETQEQTSQLLDLSRKLTAATDRQAVFTAAGQHLDGWQDLQVCLLERDAEGRLQVASGGNLQFSDNERAAADWAWQHDQAAGLGSDTLPNGRWWWWPLSVDDARLALLGVRPHKGEQLTAQHRRLLKALSQPLAQALARARLAEQLESARLHGETEQLRSALLASVSHDLRTPLTAMRGSIDSLLALGEAIPKADRQELLEGTRNEAERLDRYIQNLLDMTRLGHGGLKLARDWVAPGDIVGSALNRLRVVLAPLQLRTEVPADLPLLFVHAALIEQALINVLENAARFSPAAGRLDLQVSVDGELLCCAVSDEGPGIPEADRERIFDMFYTAARGDRGGQGTGLGLAICQGMIGAHGGHIRVADGIDGKGTCITLCLPLPTQPEPESEAP, via the coding sequence ATGAGCAATTCCGAACGCGCTGATGCGTTGTTGGCCGGGCTGCCGCGCGAAGGGCGCGGCCGGCTCAAGGTATTTCTGGGGGCGGCACCGGGGGTAGGCAAGACCTACGCCATGCTCCAGGCCGCCCATGCCCAGCTGCGCCAGGGCGTGGCGTTGCTGGCGGCGGTGGTCGAAACCCATGGCCGCGCCGAGACCGAGGCGCTGCTCGGCGGCTTGCCCCAGCAGCCGCTGCTACGCAGCGAATACCGCGGCATGCTGCTGGAAGAAATGGACCTCGACGGCCTGCTCAAGGCCCGTCCGCAACTGGTGCTGGTCGACGAGCTGGCCCACAGCAACGCCCCCGGCAGCCGCCATGCCAAGCGCTGGCAGGATGTCCAGGAACTGCTGGCCGCCGGCATCGACGTCTACACCACGGTCAACGTCCAGCACCTGGAAAGCCTCAACGACCAGGTGCGTGGCATTACCGGTGTGCAGGTGCGCGAAACCCTGCCCGACTGGGTGCTGCAGGAAGCCTTCGAGCTGGTGCTGATCGACCTGCCGCCGCGCGAACTGCTCGAGCGCCTGCGCGAGGGCAAGGTCTACGTGCCGGAGCAGGCACGGGCGGCGATCGATGCATTCTTCACCCAGACCAACCTTACCGCCTTGCGCGAGCTGGCCATGCAAACCGCTGCGGCCCAGGTCGATGCCGACCTGGCCCACGGTTACCGCCAGCTTGGCCAGGATGCGCCGGCCTTGCGCGGGCGTTTGCTGGTTGGCGTCGATGGCGATGCCCAGGCCGAACGCCTGGTGCGTCACGCCAGCCGGGTGGCGCAGCGGCGTCATCTGCCGTGGACCCTGGTGCACGTCGACAACGGCCGGCTACGTGACGAAACCGCGCGCCAGCGCTTGCAGGCGGCCCAGCAACTGGCCGAACGGCTGGGCGGCGAAGTGGTGCTGCTGCGCGCCGGCGAGGTGGCCAAGACCCTGATCCAGCATGCCCTGGAACGCCGCGCCAGCCTGGTGCTGGTCGGCCAGTCGCGCGATCGCCTGCGCCGGCGGTTGTTCGGCGCTGGCGTGGCGACGCGCTTGCTGCGCGATGCCCACGGCCTGGAAATCAACGTGCTCGACCGCGACACTCAGCCCGAGCCGCCCAGTGCAGCGGCGAAAAAGGTCTGGGTCTGGCGTCATTACCTGTTGGCCTTCGCCGCCACGGTCCTGGCCACCGGCCTGGCCTGGGCGGTGGCCAGCGTGCTGGCGCTGCCGAACATTTCGCTGGTGTTCCTCGCGGCGGTGTTGCTGGTGGCGGTGCGCAGCAGCCTGGGCCCGGCATTGGCCTGTGCAGTGATGTCGTTCCTGGCCTACGATTTTTTGTTCATCCCGCCGAATTTCTCCTTCAGCATCCAGCGTGAAGAAGACGTACTGACCTCGCTGTTCTTCCTGTTGATGGCGGCGCTTACCGGCAACCTGGCGGCGCGCCAGCGCCGGCAATTGCAGGCTTTGCGCGAAACCCAGGAGCAGACCAGCCAGTTGCTCGACCTGTCGCGCAAGCTCACCGCTGCCACCGATCGCCAGGCGGTATTCACCGCCGCCGGCCAGCACCTGGATGGCTGGCAGGACCTGCAGGTGTGCCTGCTCGAGCGCGACGCCGAAGGCCGTCTGCAGGTGGCCAGCGGCGGCAACCTGCAGTTCAGCGACAACGAGCGTGCCGCCGCCGACTGGGCCTGGCAGCACGACCAGGCCGCGGGTCTGGGCAGCGATACCCTGCCTAACGGTCGTTGGTGGTGGTGGCCGCTGTCGGTGGACGATGCGCGTCTGGCGCTGCTCGGCGTGCGCCCGCACAAGGGCGAGCAACTCACCGCTCAGCATCGGCGCCTGCTCAAGGCCCTGAGCCAGCCGCTGGCCCAGGCCCTGGCGCGGGCGCGCTTGGCCGAGCAGCTGGAATCGGCGCGTTTGCACGGCGAAACCGAGCAACTGCGCAGCGCCTTGCTGGCCTCGGTGTCCCACGACCTGCGCACGCCGCTGACCGCCATGCGCGGCAGCATCGACAGCCTGCTGGCCCTCGGCGAGGCGATCCCCAAGGCCGACCGCCAGGAACTGCTTGAAGGCACCCGCAATGAAGCCGAGCGCCTGGATCGCTATATCCAGAACTTGCTCGACATGACCCGCCTGGGCCATGGCGGCCTCAAGCTTGCGCGCGACTGGGTGGCGCCCGGCGACATCGTCGGCAGCGCCCTGAACCGCCTGCGGGTGGTGCTGGCGCCGTTGCAGCTGCGCACCGAAGTGCCGGCCGACCTGCCGCTGTTGTTCGTGCACGCGGCGTTGATCGAGCAGGCGCTGATCAATGTGCTGGAGAATGCCGCGCGCTTTTCGCCGGCGGCTGGCCGCCTGGACCTGCAGGTCAGCGTCGACGGCGAGTTGCTGTGCTGTGCCGTCAGTGATGAAGGCCCGGGCATTCCCGAAGCCGACCGCGAGCGGATTTTCGACATGTTCTATACCGCCGCGCGTGGTGATCGAGGCGGGCAGGGCACGGGGCTGGGCCTGGCGATCTGCCAGGGCATGATCGGCGCCCACGGTGGGCACATCCGCGTCGCTGACGGTATCGATGGCAAGGGCACCTGCATCACTCTATGCTTGCCGCTGCCGACCCAACCCGAGCCTGAAAGCGAAGCCCCATGA
- a CDS encoding response regulator, whose amino-acid sequence MSQSATLLVIDDEPQIRKFLRISLSSQGYKVVEAGSGAEGLTQAALARPDLVVLDLGLPDMDGQQVLRELREWSAVPVLVLSVRASEVQKVEALDNGANDYVTKPFGIQEFLARVRALLRQAPQASASASALSFGPLTVDLAFRKVTLDGVEVALTRKEYALLAQLASHPGRVITQQQLLKDIWGPTHVDDSHYLRIVVAHVRQKLGDDPTAPRFIVTEPGVGYRLIGPE is encoded by the coding sequence ATGAGCCAGAGCGCGACCCTGCTGGTCATCGATGACGAACCGCAAATCCGCAAGTTCCTGCGTATCAGCCTGAGCTCCCAGGGCTACAAGGTAGTGGAAGCCGGCAGCGGCGCCGAGGGCCTGACCCAGGCGGCACTGGCGCGCCCGGACCTGGTGGTGCTTGACCTGGGCCTGCCGGACATGGACGGCCAGCAGGTGCTGCGTGAATTGCGCGAGTGGAGCGCGGTGCCGGTGCTGGTGCTGTCGGTGCGTGCCAGTGAAGTCCAGAAGGTCGAAGCCCTGGACAACGGCGCCAACGACTACGTCACCAAGCCCTTTGGCATTCAGGAATTCCTCGCTCGCGTACGCGCCTTGCTGCGCCAGGCGCCGCAGGCATCAGCCAGCGCCTCGGCGCTGAGCTTCGGGCCGTTGACCGTCGACCTGGCGTTTCGCAAGGTGACCCTGGACGGCGTCGAGGTGGCGCTGACGCGCAAGGAATATGCACTGCTGGCGCAGCTCGCCAGCCATCCCGGGCGGGTGATTACCCAGCAGCAACTGCTCAAGGACATCTGGGGGCCGACTCATGTCGACGACAGCCATTACCTGCGCATCGTCGTCGCCCATGTGCGCCAGAAGCTTGGCGATGACCCGACGGCGCCGCGGTTCATCGTGACTGAGCCCGGGGTGGGGTACAGGCTGATCGGACCGGAGTAG